From a region of the Myroides sp. JBRI-B21084 genome:
- a CDS encoding Ig-like domain-containing protein: MKKITHFWAVLFVCLMSYGLSAQTSSYTFTQQIGTYTPNSVNATNVPEVEADGGYSNLALPIGFNFVFGTGSYNQFYMSSNGFISFGPVGNTITSNDLSAANGSQRPIIAPLWDDLDGKATLNSVNMSKATYELTGVAPNRVLTVEWLNWEWNYNSGEPVISFQLKLYETTNEIEFVYRQEADAVNSGSATIGINDATGSGNNTFLNLNTSMTTPSVTSTTSVKTISSKPANNQIFKFTPPACLYKGIVSVSNFSLPNATLNLSLPATTAMDFYVTDGVAPTSTTTPTGTIAVGGASLPLTGLISATKYTVYVKYTCAAINNAWVKSIDFQTPCPIFTNFFEGFESTTTGDSSNNTFPICWTYIDGVSSTNGYGYVNTSSKNNGNNGYYMYRSGTAGAAYEGNLMLVSPETANLGNGTKQLRFWAKVSSASYISTQKFEVYTMNGTSPTSTRTLVQGAIPLTTTWQEFIVPLPVTTDDYFAFSFERNGGTAYMYLDDIYYEDLASCNYPGGISSSLITQTTARVNWNLSLATSVTGYEYEVRTSGAAGSGSTGLIATGTTSATTNFVDLTGLTNGTYYTVYIRSICGTTTSSWTAFPHTFNTLCGIVDYISEGFENTITGSSTNNTYPLCWSYVDTVDTSGYGYVSTTAKNTGNNGFYTYRTNSTGTIYDGDVLLISPETNNLGNGGKRLRFWAKVSSSTYATTHKFEVYTMDGTTATSTKTLLMGSIPLSTTWQEFVVNIPVTTNDYFAFSFERSGGTSTVYLDDVVYEDIPAPTLDATSTNNVCPGGMVGTASVTVTDGAAPLTYLWSNGSTTPNISGLASGTYTITVTDVVNRSVSATVTITEPDAINSNATVTNITCNGLNNGSITLATTGGTSPYSYSWSNGATTDVISGLAVGTYSVSITDANLCVKNETFTITEPTVLVATSTSKTDVTWYGGNDGTATVTASDGTSPYTYLWSTGDTTAAVSNLVAGTHTVTVTDANGCTATASFVIEQPIPLMIDSVSQTNVKCNGATDGTATVVAIGGNAPYTYLWAPSGGTAATATGLAAGTYTVEVKDITNNIISQSFTITQPDAIVVSVSGKTDVKCNGGANGTATIAVNGGTAPFTYVWSHGVTTTNPTLSNLVAGTYDVTITDYYGCTSTTPANVVITQPTVLAVSSSSSTDITCYGQNNGTATVTATGGTEPYSYIWSNGQSGPSVSNLTKGTYVVTIADANNCSVTQSFTIAEPAYVLAPTAANQSFCVGQNATLADIVISGSNIKWYSAVTGGVMLPATTVLTNATTYYATQTVGVCESSIRTAVQITLNQGTPLTTTQLSVCSNTRIQNVTLNGFNYTQLKWYSSATSTTQLASSLLLGTGTYYVSTVTGACESARQAIQVTVAAVVPAPVAAAQTVCSLATLNDLVVQKDPSASLNWYSSSTSMVPLNPTMQVSTGIYYVQQVLGNCESVKVPVSVQVVNAAQPTMTSLTVCEGKTIADLNTANDTYVWYVDNTTATPLPNTFVITSGSYYIARESMGCISARTNVAVNVGAVPSSPTGQATQYFPFPAKVSDLLMNQPGVKWYSTINDAVAMVNELLGSTFLMDGVTYYGILVSPNNCGSAPTAVKVMINLSNAELDLAQLKYYPNPVDSELNITYTEEIKRVEVFTLTGQRVMSNEYNSNEVKTDLSRLSAGTYLVKVETAKASQFIKVVKR, encoded by the coding sequence ATGAAGAAAATTACACATTTTTGGGCGGTTTTATTCGTTTGCTTGATGAGTTATGGTTTAAGTGCACAAACTTCCTCCTATACTTTTACTCAACAAATTGGAACTTATACACCCAATTCAGTAAATGCAACTAATGTTCCTGAGGTCGAGGCTGATGGTGGATATAGTAATTTAGCATTGCCTATTGGTTTTAACTTTGTTTTTGGTACAGGTTCATATAACCAATTCTATATGAGTAGTAATGGTTTTATTTCCTTTGGACCTGTTGGAAACACAATAACAAGTAATGATTTGTCTGCTGCAAACGGATCACAAAGGCCGATTATTGCACCACTTTGGGATGACTTAGATGGAAAAGCAACATTAAATTCTGTAAACATGTCTAAGGCAACATATGAACTAACAGGTGTTGCGCCAAACAGAGTTTTAACTGTTGAATGGTTAAATTGGGAATGGAATTATAATTCAGGAGAGCCAGTAATTTCATTTCAATTGAAATTGTATGAAACTACTAATGAAATTGAATTTGTTTATCGTCAAGAAGCTGATGCGGTAAATAGTGGTAGCGCAACCATTGGTATTAATGATGCTACAGGTTCAGGTAATAACACTTTTCTAAATTTAAATACTAGTATGACTACTCCGTCGGTAACTAGTACTACTTCAGTAAAAACTATATCATCCAAACCAGCAAATAATCAAATTTTTAAATTTACACCACCTGCTTGTTTGTATAAAGGAATAGTATCTGTAAGTAATTTTAGTTTACCAAATGCAACATTAAATTTATCATTGCCAGCAACAACTGCAATGGATTTTTATGTTACAGATGGTGTTGCGCCTACAAGTACAACTACACCTACAGGAACAATAGCTGTAGGTGGTGCAAGTTTACCACTTACAGGTTTAATAAGTGCTACTAAATATACGGTATATGTAAAATATACATGTGCTGCTATAAATAATGCATGGGTTAAATCAATAGATTTTCAAACTCCTTGTCCAATTTTCACAAATTTTTTCGAAGGTTTTGAATCAACTACAACAGGGGACTCATCTAATAATACATTTCCAATTTGTTGGACATATATAGATGGGGTTTCTAGTACTAATGGATATGGATACGTAAATACATCCTCAAAAAATAATGGAAATAATGGATATTATATGTACCGCTCGGGTACTGCGGGTGCTGCTTATGAGGGTAATTTAATGTTGGTGTCGCCTGAAACTGCAAATTTAGGCAACGGTACCAAACAATTGCGTTTTTGGGCAAAAGTTTCTTCTGCTTCATATATTTCTACTCAAAAATTTGAAGTTTATACAATGAATGGAACTTCTCCTACATCTACAAGAACATTAGTACAAGGAGCAATTCCATTAACAACCACTTGGCAAGAATTTATAGTGCCTTTACCAGTAACTACAGATGATTATTTTGCATTTTCATTTGAAAGAAATGGTGGAACAGCTTATATGTACTTAGATGATATTTATTATGAAGATTTAGCTTCGTGTAATTACCCAGGAGGGATATCATCAAGTTTAATAACACAAACAACGGCAAGAGTTAATTGGAATTTATCTTTAGCAACAAGTGTTACAGGTTACGAATACGAAGTACGTACTAGTGGAGCTGCTGGTTCTGGTTCAACTGGATTAATTGCTACAGGTACAACAAGTGCAACAACAAATTTTGTTGATTTAACAGGTTTAACAAATGGTACATATTATACAGTATATATAAGAAGTATTTGTGGAACTACTACAAGTTCGTGGACTGCATTTCCTCATACTTTTAATACCTTATGCGGCATAGTAGATTATATTTCAGAGGGATTTGAAAATACCATTACTGGAAGTTCAACAAATAATACGTATCCATTGTGTTGGTCTTACGTTGATACTGTGGATACATCTGGTTACGGTTATGTAAGTACAACTGCCAAAAATACAGGTAATAATGGGTTTTATACATATCGTACAAATTCAACAGGTACTATATATGATGGGGATGTATTGTTAATATCTCCAGAAACAAATAATTTAGGGAATGGTGGTAAGCGTTTGCGTTTTTGGGCAAAAGTTTCGTCATCAACATATGCTACTACTCATAAATTTGAGGTATATACAATGGATGGAACAACAGCTACATCTACCAAAACATTGTTAATGGGTAGTATTCCGCTTTCAACAACATGGCAAGAATTTGTTGTTAATATTCCGGTTACTACGAATGATTATTTTGCATTTTCTTTTGAAAGAAGCGGTGGAACTAGTACTGTTTATTTAGACGATGTTGTTTATGAAGATATACCAGCGCCTACTTTAGATGCTACTTCAACAAATAATGTTTGTCCAGGAGGTATGGTAGGAACAGCAAGTGTAACTGTAACCGATGGTGCTGCACCACTTACATATTTGTGGAGTAACGGTAGTACAACGCCAAATATCTCTGGATTAGCTTCGGGTACCTATACAATTACAGTAACCGATGTTGTAAATCGTTCTGTTTCTGCAACAGTAACCATTACAGAGCCAGATGCAATAAATTCTAATGCAACTGTAACTAATATTACATGTAATGGATTGAATAACGGAAGTATTACTTTAGCAACTACAGGTGGAACATCGCCGTATTCTTACTCTTGGAGTAATGGTGCAACTACCGATGTAATATCTGGATTAGCTGTTGGAACTTATTCTGTATCAATTACAGATGCAAATTTATGTGTTAAAAATGAAACATTCACCATAACTGAACCAACTGTTTTAGTAGCAACAAGTACCTCAAAAACCGACGTAACTTGGTATGGTGGAAATGATGGAACTGCAACCGTAACAGCTAGTGACGGAACATCACCTTATACATACTTATGGTCTACAGGTGACACCACAGCAGCAGTTTCGAATTTAGTGGCAGGTACACATACCGTAACAGTAACCGATGCAAACGGTTGTACAGCAACAGCAAGTTTTGTGATAGAACAGCCGATACCTTTAATGATTGATTCTGTATCACAAACAAATGTAAAATGTAATGGAGCTACCGATGGAACAGCAACAGTTGTAGCAATAGGGGGTAATGCACCTTATACCTATCTTTGGGCACCAAGTGGTGGTACTGCAGCAACAGCAACAGGTTTAGCAGCAGGTACATACACAGTTGAAGTAAAAGATATAACAAATAACATTATATCACAAAGTTTTACCATAACACAGCCAGATGCAATAGTAGTTAGTGTTTCAGGAAAAACCGATGTAAAATGTAACGGTGGAGCAAACGGAACAGCAACTATAGCAGTAAACGGTGGTACGGCTCCATTTACCTACGTATGGTCACATGGTGTAACAACAACCAATCCAACCTTAAGCAATTTAGTAGCTGGAACGTATGATGTTACCATTACCGATTATTATGGCTGTACATCAACAACACCAGCAAATGTTGTCATAACACAACCAACAGTGTTAGCAGTTTCATCGTCATCTTCAACAGATATTACATGTTATGGACAAAACAACGGAACGGCAACAGTAACAGCAACAGGTGGAACTGAACCATATAGCTATATTTGGAGTAACGGCCAAAGTGGACCATCAGTTAGTAACTTAACCAAAGGCACATATGTTGTAACTATAGCCGATGCAAACAACTGTAGCGTAACACAAAGTTTTACCATAGCAGAGCCTGCATATGTATTAGCACCAACAGCAGCAAATCAAAGTTTCTGTGTAGGACAAAATGCAACATTAGCCGATATAGTAATATCAGGCAGTAACATAAAATGGTACAGTGCAGTAACAGGTGGCGTAATGTTACCAGCAACAACTGTATTAACTAACGCAACAACATACTACGCAACACAAACCGTAGGTGTATGTGAAAGTTCAATAAGAACAGCAGTTCAAATTACGTTAAACCAAGGAACGCCATTAACAACCACACAATTAAGTGTTTGTAGCAATACACGTATCCAAAACGTAACATTAAACGGATTTAACTATACACAGTTAAAATGGTACAGCAGCGCAACAAGTACTACACAGTTAGCATCAAGCTTATTGTTAGGAACAGGAACGTACTATGTAAGTACGGTAACAGGTGCATGTGAATCTGCACGTCAAGCAATACAAGTAACAGTAGCTGCAGTAGTGCCAGCGCCTGTAGCAGCTGCACAAACAGTTTGTTCGTTAGCAACCTTGAATGATTTAGTGGTACAAAAAGATCCATCGGCAAGCTTAAATTGGTATAGCTCGTCAACATCAATGGTTCCATTAAATCCAACAATGCAAGTGTCAACAGGAATTTATTATGTACAACAAGTGCTAGGAAACTGTGAATCGGTAAAAGTACCCGTATCGGTACAAGTGGTAAATGCAGCACAACCAACCATGACATCGTTAACGGTATGTGAAGGTAAAACCATTGCCGATTTAAACACAGCCAACGATACGTATGTTTGGTATGTAGATAATACAACTGCAACACCACTACCAAATACATTTGTAATAACATCGGGTAGTTACTATATAGCACGCGAAAGTATGGGATGTATATCAGCACGCACAAACGTAGCAGTAAATGTAGGCGCAGTGCCATCAAGTCCAACAGGACAAGCAACACAGTATTTCCCATTCCCAGCAAAAGTATCAGATTTATTAATGAATCAACCAGGAGTAAAATGGTATTCAACAATAAATGATGCCGTTGCAATGGTAAACGAATTGCTAGGAAGTACATTTTTAATGGACGGAGTAACCTACTACGGAATATTAGTAAGCCCGAATAATTGTGGAAGCGCGCCAACAGCGGTAAAAGTAATGATTAACTTAAGCAATGCAGAACTAGATTTAGCACAGTTAAAATACTATCCAAACCCAGTTGACAGCGAATTGAACATTACATATACCGAAGAAATTAAGCGCGTAGAAGTGTTTACATTAACAGGTCAGCGTGTAATGAGCAACGAATACAATTCAAACGAAGTTAAAACAGATTTATCACGATTAAGTGCAGGAACGTACTTAGTTAAGGTAGAAACAGCGAAAGCTTCACAGTTTATCAAAGTTGTAAAACGATAA
- a CDS encoding T9SS type A sorting domain-containing protein has translation MKKIIFLVALILSLCEMNAQISYSQGWEATGLNSWTSTGSGTFSRSTTTPCIGTASARANNYYGNTSYLVSPALTGTNGGDLTVSFSYKVTQWSSNTTGQTLADLGTIKLQWATSTSGPWTNVYQIDNTNHTVSSSCAVKSATFSGLPSAGNVYIRFNVTSGSSSADNYVYFDDVTISQGAAPSCSTPSALSASTITSSGATFNWTASVSNPSSNYDIYWSTTNVAPTSTTTPSAINQTAPYNVSGLTDNTTYYWWVRANCGSSGMSAWSAGGSFKTSCLPYTVPYFEGFETGYTDAATIGGCLTQESITGTQVWTANSSATNYNRTPNTGSWNAYLRYSNDDWIFIPINLAGNTSYTIELYARQDGGTITNSDIAISYGTSATAAAMTNSIVPATGIVNGSYQLITGSFTPATSGTFYVGIKGYMNGSPWYISLDDISIDVTPTCIAPTALSASTITSAGGTFNWTASVSNPSSNYDIYWSTTNVAPTSTTTPSATNATSPYITSVLTDNTTYYWWVRANCGAGDTSKWASGGSFKTLCTPYTIPYFEGFETGYTNATAIGGCLTQESITGTQVWTANTSATDYNRTPRTGSWNAYLRYGNEDWIYIPVSLVGGTGYTVELYARQDDSTITDSDITVSYGTNASSAAMTNSIVPVTGIVNGDYQLITGKFTPPTTGTYYVGIKGYMNSSPWYISVDDIKIELTPPPTVSATKTDNVCFGGTIGTATATPALGTPPYTYSWAPSGGTNAVATDLAAGTYTVTLKDANNVTATATVVIEEPTQILANASSTAAACNGTATGSATVAPTGGTAPYTYLWSNGATTDALTNLPAGTYSVSVTDANLCVKNETFTITEPTVLVATSTSKTDVTWYGGNDGTATVTASDGTSPYTYLWSTGDTTAAVSNLVAGTHTVTVTDANGCTATASFVIEQPIPLMIDSVSQTNVKCNGATDGTATVVAIGGNAPYTYLWAPSGGTAATATGLAAGTYTVEVKDITNNIISQSFTITQPDAIVVSVSGKTDVKCNGGANGTATIAVNGGTAPFTYVWSHGVTTTNPTLSNLVAGTYDVTITDYYGCTSTTPANVVITQPTVLAVSSSSSTDIICYGQNNGTATVTVTGGTEPYSYIWSNGQSGPSVSNLTKGTYVVTIADANNCSVTQSFTIAEPAYVLAPTAANQSFCVGQNATLADIVISGSNIKWYSAVTGGVMLPATTVLTNATTYYATQTVGVCESSIRTAVQITLNQGTPLTTTQLSVCSNTRIQNVTLNGFNYTQLKWYSSATSTTQLASSLLLGTGTYYVSTVTGACESARQAIQVTVAAVVPAPVAAAQTVCSLATLNDLVVQKDPSASLNWYSSSTSMVPLNPTMQVVTGTYYVQQVLGNCESVKVPVSVQVVNAAQPTMTSLTVCEGKTIADLNTANDTYVWYVDNTTATPLPNTFVITSGSYYIARESMGCISARTNVAVNVGAVPSSPTGQATQYFPFPAKVSDLLMNQPGVKWYSTINDAVAMVNELLGSTFLMDGVTYYGILVSPNNCGSAPTAVKVMINLSNAELDLAQLKYYPNPVDSELNITYTEEIKRVEVFTLTGQRVMSNEYNSNEVKTDLSRLSAGTYLVKVETAKASQFIKVVKR, from the coding sequence ATGAAAAAAATTATTTTTCTAGTAGCACTCATTTTAAGTTTGTGTGAGATGAATGCTCAAATATCCTACTCACAAGGTTGGGAAGCTACTGGATTAAATTCTTGGACTAGTACAGGTTCCGGTACTTTTTCTCGGAGCACTACAACACCTTGCATTGGTACAGCTTCGGCAAGGGCAAACAACTATTACGGAAACACTTCGTACTTGGTTTCGCCTGCATTAACAGGAACAAATGGAGGTGATTTAACTGTATCGTTTAGTTACAAAGTAACACAGTGGAGTTCAAACACAACAGGGCAAACATTAGCAGATTTAGGAACTATTAAATTACAATGGGCTACATCTACTTCAGGTCCATGGACTAATGTTTATCAAATAGATAATACAAACCATACTGTTTCAAGTTCTTGTGCTGTAAAATCAGCTACTTTTTCAGGATTACCATCTGCAGGAAATGTTTATATACGGTTTAATGTAACATCTGGTTCATCTTCAGCAGATAATTATGTTTATTTTGATGATGTAACTATTTCTCAAGGCGCAGCACCTTCATGTTCAACACCAAGCGCTTTATCAGCGTCAACTATTACTTCATCAGGTGCAACTTTTAACTGGACTGCCTCTGTGAGCAATCCATCAAGTAATTATGATATTTATTGGAGCACAACAAACGTAGCACCAACAAGTACTACAACACCATCGGCAATAAACCAAACTGCACCTTATAATGTTTCAGGTTTAACAGATAATACAACATATTATTGGTGGGTTCGTGCAAATTGTGGTTCATCAGGTATGAGTGCGTGGAGTGCTGGCGGAAGTTTTAAAACATCGTGTTTGCCTTATACCGTTCCTTATTTTGAAGGATTTGAGACTGGTTATACCGATGCTGCAACTATTGGTGGATGTTTAACGCAAGAATCAATAACGGGTACACAAGTTTGGACAGCAAACTCATCAGCAACAAATTATAATAGAACACCAAATACAGGAAGTTGGAATGCTTATTTAAGATACAGTAATGATGATTGGATTTTTATACCAATAAATTTAGCTGGAAACACAAGTTATACAATTGAACTTTATGCTAGACAAGATGGAGGAACTATAACAAATTCTGACATTGCAATCAGTTATGGTACATCGGCAACAGCAGCAGCAATGACTAATTCAATTGTTCCAGCAACAGGAATTGTAAATGGTAGTTATCAATTGATAACAGGTAGTTTTACACCAGCTACATCTGGAACTTTTTATGTTGGAATTAAAGGTTATATGAATGGTTCTCCTTGGTACATTTCATTAGATGATATTTCAATTGACGTTACACCAACATGCATTGCTCCTACAGCTTTATCAGCGTCAACTATTACATCAGCTGGTGGAACTTTTAATTGGACTGCCTCTGTGAGCAATCCATCAAGTAATTATGATATTTATTGGAGTACAACAAACGTAGCACCAACAAGTACTACTACGCCATCAGCAACAAACGCAACATCACCATACATTACATCAGTATTAACAGATAATACAACTTATTATTGGTGGGTACGTGCAAATTGTGGAGCTGGCGATACAAGTAAATGGGCAAGTGGTGGAAGTTTTAAAACTCTTTGTACTCCTTATACAATACCTTATTTTGAAGGTTTTGAAACTGGATATACTAATGCAACTGCAATTGGAGGTTGTTTAACACAAGAATCTATCACAGGTACTCAAGTTTGGACTGCAAATACTTCTGCAACTGATTATAATAGAACTCCTAGAACAGGTAGTTGGAATGCTTATTTACGATATGGCAACGAAGACTGGATTTATATTCCTGTTAGTTTAGTTGGTGGTACAGGCTATACTGTAGAATTATATGCAAGACAAGATGATTCTACTATAACTGATTCTGATATTACAGTTAGTTATGGTACAAATGCTTCATCTGCTGCAATGACTAATTCAATTGTTCCAGTAACAGGAATTGTAAATGGTGATTATCAATTAATAACTGGTAAATTTACACCACCAACTACAGGGACTTATTATGTTGGAATTAAAGGGTATATGAATAGTTCACCTTGGTATATTTCTGTAGACGATATTAAAATTGAACTTACCCCACCACCAACTGTGTCTGCTACTAAAACAGATAATGTATGTTTTGGAGGAACAATAGGTACAGCAACAGCAACACCAGCATTAGGAACACCTCCATATACGTATTCCTGGGCTCCAAGTGGCGGAACAAATGCTGTAGCAACTGATTTAGCTGCGGGCACCTATACTGTTACTTTGAAAGACGCTAATAATGTTACAGCAACAGCAACAGTTGTTATTGAAGAGCCTACACAAATTTTAGCAAATGCTTCTTCTACGGCGGCTGCTTGTAACGGTACAGCAACAGGATCTGCAACAGTTGCACCTACAGGCGGAACTGCACCATACACTTATTTATGGAGTAATGGTGCAACTACCGATGCTTTAACTAATTTGCCAGCAGGTACTTATTCTGTTTCTGTAACCGATGCAAATTTATGTGTTAAAAATGAAACATTCACCATAACTGAACCAACTGTTTTAGTAGCAACAAGTACCTCAAAAACCGACGTAACTTGGTATGGTGGAAATGATGGAACTGCAACCGTAACAGCTAGTGACGGAACATCACCTTATACATACTTATGGTCTACAGGTGACACCACAGCAGCAGTTTCGAATTTAGTGGCAGGTACACATACCGTAACAGTAACCGATGCAAACGGTTGTACAGCAACAGCAAGTTTTGTGATAGAACAGCCGATACCTTTAATGATTGATTCTGTATCACAAACAAATGTAAAATGTAATGGAGCTACCGATGGAACAGCAACAGTTGTAGCAATAGGGGGTAATGCACCTTATACCTATCTTTGGGCACCAAGTGGTGGTACTGCAGCAACAGCAACAGGTTTAGCAGCAGGTACATACACAGTTGAAGTAAAAGATATAACAAATAACATTATATCACAAAGTTTTACCATAACACAGCCAGATGCAATAGTAGTTAGTGTTTCAGGAAAAACCGATGTAAAATGTAACGGTGGAGCAAACGGAACAGCAACTATAGCAGTAAACGGTGGTACGGCTCCATTTACCTACGTATGGTCACATGGTGTAACAACAACCAACCCAACCTTAAGCAATTTAGTAGCTGGAACATATGATGTTACCATTACCGATTATTATGGATGTACATCAACAACACCAGCAAATGTTGTCATAACACAACCAACAGTGTTAGCAGTTTCATCGTCATCGTCAACAGACATTATATGTTATGGACAAAACAACGGAACGGCAACAGTAACAGTAACAGGCGGAACTGAACCATATAGCTATATTTGGAGTAACGGCCAAAGTGGACCATCAGTTAGTAACTTAACCAAAGGCACATATGTTGTAACTATAGCCGATGCAAACAACTGTAGCGTAACACAAAGTTTTACCATAGCAGAGCCTGCATATGTATTAGCACCAACAGCAGCAAATCAAAGTTTCTGTGTAGGACAAAATGCAACATTAGCCGATATAGTAATATCAGGCAGTAACATAAAATGGTACAGTGCAGTAACAGGTGGCGTAATGTTACCAGCAACAACTGTATTAACTAACGCAACAACATACTACGCAACACAAACCGTAGGTGTATGTGAAAGTTCAATAAGAACAGCAGTTCAAATTACGTTAAACCAAGGAACGCCATTAACAACCACACAATTAAGTGTTTGTAGCAATACACGTATCCAAAACGTAACATTAAACGGATTTAACTATACACAGTTAAAATGGTACAGCAGCGCAACAAGTACTACACAGTTAGCATCAAGCTTATTGTTAGGAACAGGAACGTACTATGTAAGTACAGTAACAGGTGCATGTGAATCTGCACGTCAAGCAATACAAGTAACAGTAGCTGCAGTAGTGCCAGCGCCTGTAGCAGCTGCACAAACAGTTTGTTCGTTAGCAACCTTGAATGATTTAGTGGTACAAAAAGATCCATCGGCAAGCTTAAATTGGTATAGCTCGTCAACCTCAATGGTTCCATTAAATCCAACAATGCAAGTAGTAACAGGAACTTATTATGTACAACAAGTGCTAGGAAATTGTGAATCGGTAAAAGTACCGGTATCGGTACAAGTGGTAAATGCAGCACAACCAACCATGACATCGTTAACGGTATGTGAAGGTAAAACCATTGCCGATTTAAACACAGCCAACGATACGTATGTTTGGTATGTAGATAATACAACTGCAACACCACTACCAAATACATTTGTAATAACATCGGGTAGTTACTATATAGCACGCGAAAGTATGGGATGTATATCAGCACGCACAAACGTAGCAGTAAATGTAGGCGCAGTGCCATCAAGTCCAACAGGACAAGCAACACAGTATTTCCCATTCCCAGCAAAAGTTTCAGATTTATTAATGAATCAACCAGGAGTAAAATGGTATTCAACAATAAATGATGCCGTTGCAATGGTAAACGAATTGCTAGGAAGTACATTTTTAATGGACGGAGTAACCTACTACGGAATATTAGTAAGCCCGAATAATTGTGGAAGCGCGCCAACAGCGGTAAAAGTAATGATTAACTTAAGCAATGCAGAACTAGATTTAGCACAGTTAAAATACTATCCAAACCCAGTTGACAGCGAATTGAACATTACATATACCGAAGAAATTAAGCGCGTAGAAGTGTTTACATTAACAGGTCAGCGTGTAATGAGCAACGAATACAATTCAAACGAAGTTAAAACAGATTTATCACGATTAAGTGCAGGAACGTACTTAGTTAAGGTAGAAACAGCGAAAGCTTCACAGTTTATCAAAGTTGTAAAACGATAA
- a CDS encoding mechanosensitive ion channel family protein: MEHLQSTIYAFGYNLLKQYGFSTQAAHYSNTILLLVVFFMVMYGLDFLLRKIVMLIVIKTIRRSKTRIDDFLIHNNVLKYLTHLLPLILAKQALPLIFTGFPNITQITSKIVDVLLIIAVTFLIKSLFYTFKDILHSRKRFTDKPLESYFQVIAIILYLIAGILIFSEVTGKNPTGLLTALGAVSAIIILVFKDTILGFVASVQVSSNDMVRVGDWIEMPKYGADGNVLTINLSTVKVQNFDKTVTTIPTYALISDSFKNYRTMQKSGGRRIKRALNIKIGTIRFLTQDEIEDLKRIKLLKSYIIERQLEINNYNQTHVDDPTMLVNGRRITNIGLFREYIKRYLLNNSNIHKQFHLMVRHLQPNEHGLPLEIYAFTNTVDWIKYEGIMADIFDHILAVVPYFHLELHELPSATDIYHLIATQNKKV; the protein is encoded by the coding sequence ATGGAACATTTACAAAGTACCATTTACGCATTTGGTTATAATCTTTTAAAACAATACGGTTTTAGCACTCAAGCAGCGCATTACTCCAACACCATTTTATTGCTTGTTGTTTTTTTTATGGTAATGTATGGTTTAGATTTTTTATTGCGGAAAATTGTAATGCTAATTGTAATTAAAACCATTCGCAGAAGCAAAACCCGTATCGATGATTTTCTTATACACAACAATGTATTAAAATACCTAACCCATTTACTACCGTTAATTTTGGCAAAACAGGCGCTGCCGTTAATTTTTACAGGGTTTCCAAACATTACACAAATTACTAGTAAAATAGTTGATGTACTACTTATTATTGCAGTTACTTTTCTAATAAAATCGCTTTTTTACACTTTTAAAGACATACTTCACAGCCGAAAACGCTTTACCGACAAACCACTTGAAAGTTATTTTCAGGTAATTGCAATTATTTTATATTTAATTGCCGGAATTTTAATTTTTTCTGAAGTTACGGGTAAAAATCCAACTGGTTTACTAACCGCTTTAGGAGCTGTTTCGGCCATAATAATTCTTGTTTTTAAAGATACTATTTTAGGATTTGTTGCCAGTGTTCAAGTTTCATCTAACGATATGGTTCGTGTTGGCGATTGGATTGAAATGCCTAAATACGGAGCCGATGGCAATGTATTAACCATTAATTTAAGCACAGTAAAAGTGCAAAATTTCGATAAAACTGTAACTACTATTCCAACATACGCTTTAATTAGTGATTCGTTCAAAAATTACCGAACCATGCAAAAATCGGGCGGTAGACGTATAAAACGTGCACTAAATATTAAAATAGGAACCATTAGATTTTTAACTCAAGATGAAATTGAAGATTTAAAACGTATTAAATTATTAAAATCGTACATTATTGAAAGACAGTTAGAAATTAATAATTACAACCAAACCCACGTTGACGACCCAACCATGTTGGTAAACGGCCGCCGAATTACCAATATTGGATTATTTAGAGAGTATATAAAAAGGTATTTATTAAACAACAGTAATATACACAAACAGTTTCATTTAATGGTGCGGCATTTACAACCAAATGAACACGGCTTACCTTTAGAAATTTACGCCTTTACAAACACTGTTGATTGGATTAAATACGAAGGAATTATGGCCGATATTTTTGATCATATTTTAGCTGTTGTTCCTTACTTTCATTTAGAATTACACGAACTACCAAGCGCTACAGACATCTATCATTTAATAGCAACACAAAACAAAAAAGTATAA